One Hermetia illucens chromosome 4, iHerIll2.2.curated.20191125, whole genome shotgun sequence DNA segment encodes these proteins:
- the LOC119655250 gene encoding uncharacterized protein LOC119655250 — MDFNCCRLCLKKGNAAFVNALLVPELCTSVKCFLGFEILPTDICSTKICSECISTITEALTYKNRVTYNQQCIKQQIALHSQIQNVSVKSEDDENVVVIVIDEDEADDNAQVSSTQPSPLITTLNQKATARKSTTKLPYSISNDLDKIICPKRLKVVLTPVAEEDVKNVIINRKLRKTLKVRGKQIPKTKELESSNTNRKSTSSVAEKLRQELNHFLSTSAAKQFDSNQQAHPNSTERSSCSSSMPSTSKSPKNKINPDSAAPSKYSKVIFSTPAISLVENKSSNSTTPSLQTHSTAKSSELITPTAQKATGLFFQCKSNTFGRNTEDSSQQTVKTKGGATISIGKPPVTSKQTPYLPSTSGVFTVIPKDAAMLNAQRNLNFGSKRVSGGAFVSIFSKPDYASSKDASAQLSTQSLAITVTTMPSLPSTTNSLPYNAISNMGKHNYVQNPASTTLMSNVQIRPVQSVAPVFATNCIANPTSVQVLQNIISQNKVKVLSVNELNTRVNSPRPVPIAPKPMPCMPIHVNSQRLPIRISLTKMRNEMVIKLTDSSGKELHYSELNEAEKGAVRTSFLSKESVKQFGQAFEACSPDEYTNNLLNTLGLSRETFNSWGQ, encoded by the exons atggattTTAATTGCTGCCGTTTATGCCTGAAAAAGGGCAACGCGGCATTTGTTAATGCATTGTTAGTGCCGGAACTGTGTACATCAGTGAAATGCTTTCTCGGCTTCGAG atacttcCCACCGATATATGTTCGACCAAAATTTGTTCTGAATGCATATCAACTATAACCGAGGCACTGACATACAAAAATCGTGTTACATATAATCAACAGTGTATAAAGCAGCAAATTGCCCTGCATTCACAA ATACAAAACGTCTCCGTAAAGAGCGAAGATGATGAAAACGTTGTTGTCATTGTCATAGACGAAGACGAAGCCGATGATAATGCTCAGGTGAGCTCAACACAGCCATCCCCACTCATAACTACATTAAATCAGAAGGCGACCGCGAGAAAAAGCACGACTAAATTACCTTACAGCATATCAAATGACCTCGATAAAATAATTTGTCCGAAGCGCTTAAAAGTTGTGCTAACACCAGTAGCCGAAGAAGATGTGAAGAACGTAATTATCAATCGGAAATTAAGGAAAACATTAAAAGTCCGAGGAAAACAAATTCCTAAAACTAAGGAATTAGAATCATCCAACACCAATCGCAAATCGACATCAAGTGTTGCAGAAAAGTTGCGTCAGGAGTTGAACCATTTTCTTTCTACTTCCGCAGCAAAACAATTTGATAGCAATCAGCAGGCCCATCCAAATAGTACAGAAAGGAGTTCATGTTCGAGTTCGATGCCATCGACATCGAAATctccaaaaaataaaatcaacccgGACTCCGCCGCCCCGTCAAAATATTCTAAAGTTATTTTTAGCACGCCTGCCATTTCATTAGTTGAAAATAAGTCAAGCAACTCCACAACACCATCGCTCCAAACACATTCTACAGCCAAAAGTTCGGAGTTGATAACACcgactgctcaaaaagcaactGGTCTTTTTTTTCAATGTAAGTCCAACACATTCGGTCGTAACACGGAAGATTCATCACAGCAAACAGTTAAAACCAAAGGAGGTGCAACAATTTCTATAGGTAAACCGCCAGTTACTTCGAAACAAACCCCATATCTACCGAGTACATCCGGGGTATTCACTGTAATACCAAAAGATGCTGCTATGCTTAATGCGCAGAGAAACCTAAATTTCGGATCAAAAAGAGTTTCCGGAGGTGCATTTGTATCTATCTTTTCGAAACCTGATTATGCGTCGTCCAAAGATGCCAGCGCGCAACTTTCTACACAAAGTCTCGCCATCACAGTCACAACCATGCCGAGCTTACCTAGCACAACGAATTCACTACCATACAATGCAATCTCTAATATGGGGAAGCATAACTATGTCCAGAATCCTGCAAGTACCACCCTCATGAGTAATGTTCAAATTAGGCCTGTTCAAAGCGTAGCACCCGTGTTTGCTACTAATTGCATTGCCAATCCGACGAGTGTGCAAGTGCTGCAAAATATAATATCGCAAAACAAAGTGAAAGTGTTGTCAGTAAATGAACTCAATACACGCGTAAACTCACCGCGTCCTGTCCCCATTGCACCCAAGCCTATGCCATGCATGCCAATTCATGTGAACAGCCAAAGGCTGCCAATTCGAATATCTTTAACAAAGATGCGAAACGAAATGGTAATAAAGTTAACAGATTCAAGTGGCAAAGAGTTGCACTACTCGGAGTTGAATGAAGCGGAAAAGGGCGCAGTAAGGACAAGTTTCTTATCGAAGGAGAGCGTCAAACAGTTCGGGCAAGCATTTGAAGCCTGCTCTCCGGATGAATACACTAACAATTTATTGAATACACTCGGACTGTCTAGGGAAACATTTAATTCTTGGGGTCAGTAA
- the LOC119653990 gene encoding uncharacterized protein LOC119653990 yields the protein MFWIERLSHRDKYCICEQVWKSFKIINVKIDSGYLEVYMTPEDGSRGLVLSLRNGEDCKPGNFDTTFTFQIWQHVKIEVFGNGEITIMGKVLPGLTRCKTKGRYLKGCPFNDIDGGDDVEWVQKYGINEFEKGEEERIKEVLRRNGSPHDYYGDDIIRIQREGGGDWKI from the exons ATGTTTTGGATTGAGCGGTTATCGCATAGAGATAAATATTGTATATGTGAACAAGTATGGAAGAGTTTTAAAATTATCAACGTGAAGATTGATTCGGGTTATCTGGAGGTTTATATGACACCTGAGGATGGTTCAAGGGGGCTTGTACTAAGCTTAAGGAATGGAGAGGATTGCAAACCTGGAAATTTCGATACGACATTTACATTTCAAATCTGGCAGCATGTTAAGATTGAAGTATTTG GTAATGGTGAAATTACTATAATGGGAAAAGTGTTGCCAGGTTTGACTAGATGTAAGACGAAAGGCCGATATCTGAAGGGTTGTCCGTTCAACGACATAGATGGTGGTGATGATGTTGAATGGGTGCAAAAATATGgaataaatgaatttgaaaaagggGAAGAGGAAAGAATTAAAGAGGTTCTTCGCCGAAATGGAAGTCCTCATGATTATTATGGAGATGATATCATACGAATTCAGCGGGA aGGAGGGGGAGACTGGAAGATCTAA